From Sporichthya brevicatena, the proteins below share one genomic window:
- a CDS encoding SRPBCC family protein, producing MSDDATRDLSHSRSIEVAASPEAVYDLVSDVTRTGEWSPVCRECWWDEGATGKVGDVFTGRNVLPERTWETRCTVIAADRGRAFGWEVGDRYVRWLYSMEPIDAGTRLTEAWEFLPNGIAMFHERYGSDAEAEIAKRIDLAHTGIPATLTAMKRIAESA from the coding sequence ATGAGCGACGACGCGACGCGGGATCTCTCCCACAGCCGGTCGATCGAGGTCGCGGCCTCCCCGGAGGCCGTGTACGACCTGGTCTCCGACGTCACCCGGACCGGCGAGTGGAGCCCGGTCTGCCGGGAGTGCTGGTGGGACGAGGGCGCGACGGGGAAGGTCGGGGACGTCTTCACCGGCCGCAACGTCCTTCCGGAGCGCACCTGGGAGACCCGGTGCACCGTGATCGCCGCCGACCGCGGCCGGGCCTTCGGGTGGGAGGTCGGGGACCGCTACGTCCGCTGGCTCTACTCGATGGAGCCGATCGACGCCGGCACCCGCCTCACCGAGGCGTGGGAGTTCCTCCCGAACGGGATCGCCATGTTCCACGAGCGCTACGGCTCCGACGCCGAGGCCGAGATCGCAAAACGGATCGACCTCGCCCACACCGGGATCCCCGCGACCCTCACCGCCATGAAGCGGATTGCCGAGTCAGCCTGA